One genomic window of Punica granatum isolate Tunisia-2019 chromosome 1, ASM765513v2, whole genome shotgun sequence includes the following:
- the LOC116205337 gene encoding lysine-rich arabinogalactan protein 19-like gives MTTYIAELFALLRGPNRASSSSMPASGQGPTVDPTSWIPPTQVPKRIDAPAPPTTYKSTIHPFTIPFLPPPAPTAVPLPPAAFLASNQALSAPPPVSMPATAAVYTVPPPMVFLASSVPAPAHLQAAEPPLYPSLQPHTSLPYQALPPINTTFLEPGTPTHAAQFASPTHFFPEADTKQEHRLKRMEETIRALQANDTRPNASYGNCSLFPDMRLPSKVKIPELRTYKGTTDPRHHLRRVRCYSTGITRNSLSTHFKTV, from the coding sequence ATGACCACCTACATAGCCGAACTATTTGCCCTACTCAGAGGGCCGAACCGTGCATCCTCGAGTTCCATGCCTGCTTCGGGACAAGGTCCAACAGTCGACCCAACCTCTTGGATTCCGCCGACCCAAGTTCCGAAAAGAATTGATGCTCCTGCCCCGCCAACAACGTACAAGTCCACGATTCACCCGTTTACCATCCCCTTTCTGCCGCCACCAGCCCCCAcagccgtccctcttccaccggcggcATTCCTAGCTTCGAATCAGGCCCTGTCTGCGCCACCACCTGTCTCCATGCCGGCCACAGCTGCAGTCTATACCGTCCCTCCGCCGATGGTTTTTCTAGCATCAAGTGTACCTGCTCCAGCTCACCTTCAAGCCGCAGAACCTCCTCTCTACCCGTCTCTACAACCCCACACTAGCCTCCCCTACCAAGCACTGCCTCCCATAAACACCACTTTTCTTGAACCGGGCACACCCACTCACGCGGCCCAGTTTGCTTCACCAACGCACTTTTTCCCCGAGGCTGACACCAAGCAGGAACATAGATTGAAGAGAATGGAAGAGACAATACGGGCCCTGCAAGCAAATGATACTCGCCCCAATGCGAGCTATGGCAACTGTAGTCTCTTCCCAGACATGCGGCTACCCTCGAAGGTTAAGATCCCGGAGCTTAGGACTTACAAAGGCACGACAGATCCACGACATCATCTTCGTAGGGTAAGATGCTATAGTactgggattacgaggaattcgtTATCTACTCATTTCAAGACAGTCTGA